The following proteins are co-located in the Triticum aestivum cultivar Chinese Spring chromosome 1A, IWGSC CS RefSeq v2.1, whole genome shotgun sequence genome:
- the LOC123098004 gene encoding uncharacterized protein: MDGLRDNSRPPFHGIDSPSPSEFRVSSNRRRRRSASPRPWPQRSADTSHAPYRRPSPSPRRERHREHHHRRERSRSPRLESARKAGSPSAKWSRFEAGSSSSSVLAPPLMDDGSTTPDCPDSPIYCYEDDQRIRFGQYGVSDGSGITDREPDGKQEDHSYNALVDDFMGAVVENWGEPANFDQAAREERYQKQTKRFAELALKCYNKNKNNKVKYSLVEAIDGAIFYERSYDYAHVNFYANAKNGPKKNNPKVLVFAELKHVGRRVNAMALTSFHFLDEKKQTTGRRDVARSSRVIWDIYHCYVCTNDIKHPEGSRYKAGHFAAVSYYFED; encoded by the exons ATGGACGGTTTGCGCGATAACTCACGCCCGCCTTTTCACGGCATCGACAGCCCCTCGCCGTCCGAATTCCGCGTGAGTTCCAACCGGCGACGGCGCCGCTCCGCGTCTCCACGCCCTTGGCCGCAACGCTCCGCTGACACTTCGCATGCACCGTACCGGCGGCCGAGCCCGTCACCGCGCAGAGAGCGGCACCGCGAGCACCACCACCGGCGTGAGCGCAGCCGCAGCCCTCGCCTCGAGTCGGCACGCAAAGCTGGTTCGCCATCTGCCAAGTGGTCTCGGTTCGAAGCCGGCTCTTCGTCTTCGAGCGTGCTGGCTCCGCCTCTGATGGATGATGGCAGCACGACCCCTGACTGCCCTGACAGTCCCAT ATACTGTTACGAGGATGATCAAAGGATAAGATTTGGGCAATACGGCGTCTCTGATGGTTCAGGGATCACTGACAG GGAACCAGACGGCAAACAGGAAGATCATTCATATAATGCCCTGGTAGATGACTTTATGGGTGCTGTGGTGGAGAACTGGGGTGAGCCAGCCAACTTCGATCAAGCCGCGCGTGAAGAGCGTTACCAAAAGCAGACGAAGAGATTTGCTGAGTTAGCTCTGAAATGTtacaacaaaaacaaaaacaataaG GTTAAGTATTCACTTGTTGAGGCAATAGATGGAGCAATATTTTATGAGCGATCTTACGATTACGCCCATGTGAACTTCTATGCTAATGCTAAGAATGGCCCAAAGAAGAACAATCCTAAAGTGCTTGTTTTTGCTGAGCTCAAACATGTTGGACGGCGAGTTAACGCAATGGCTCTAACGTCTTTCCATTTTCTTGATGAGAAGAAACAAACCA CTGGACGTCGTGATGTTGCGCGGAGCTCGCGCGTGATTTGGGATATATATCATTGCTATGTTTGTACCAATGATATCAAGCACCCCGAGGGATCAAGGTATAAAGCAGGCCACTTTGCTGCCGTATCATATTACTTTGAGGATTAG